GAAGATCTCTCCTACCGCTTTGAGTTCTGCCCCGATGCCGAGCGGTTCCGTACCGGCAATATAAATTATTTGGGACTGGCTGGCTTGAACCGTTCACTGGATATCATATTCGAGTTTGGACCAAGAAAGATAGAGGAGCGGGATATCGCCCTCACCGAGATGATAGTCGAAGGGCTTGAGAAAAGAGGGTATGTGATAAGGAGTGCTCGGGAGAGGATACATCGTTCTTCCATCATCAATTTCAGCGGGAGGAATATCCCCGCCCTTTATGATCATCTCTTGAAGCATAAGGTGGTCGTCTCGAGGCGAGCTGATGGCATCAGGGTTTCTCCCCACTTCTATAATAGTGAGGATGAAGTGGAGCGGATGCTCGAGATAGTGGATGGATTTTCCAGCTAAAAAAGGCTTAGCTGGTTTTTCTCTTCTTCTTCCGCTTCGCCGAATATCTCTATCTTGCCGAAGACGCCGTCATAGCCGGGAGTGATCTTGAGCCTCCCTTGCCGCACTTTTATGATCCCTTCAGCTATCTTTGGGTTGGTAGCTTTTCTTAGGTCTTCTTCCGGCACATCGAGAAGGATTTCGAACTCGGAGCCAAACCGGTTGATCAATCGGAGGTATTCCTCCTCCACCCTTTTTGATTCCGCTCCTTGTTCATAGGCAGAAGCGATTATCTCGGCTAAGGGAACGAGATGGCGTGATGGTATTGCACCAGGCGGGGTGTATCCTTCGGGTCTATCAGCGAGCTCCTCTACTCGGTGCATTACCCCGATGGTGAGCGGTTTTCCACAGACAGGGCAGATATTATTATGCTTTATGCTCTCCTTGGGGGAGAAGAGAATGCCACAATTCCTGTGCCCATCATAGTGGTATTTCCCCTCCTCGGGATAAAACTCCACGGTGAAGAGAAAGGCTCGGCGATCGCGCTCCTTTATCGCCTCGAATATCCGGTAATAATCCGGTTCGCAATCGAAGACATTTGCCTCTCTGCCCAGCTTTTTGGGGGAATGGGCATCGGAATTCGAGATGAGGGAGACGGAATCGAGCGCCGAGACCCGCCAGTTCATCTCTGGATCGGAGGAAAGGCCAGTCTCGATGGCGAAGATGGCAGAGCGAGCATCTCCAAAACACTCCTCAAGCGAATCGAAGCCGGAGTTCGAGCCGAAGACCGAGAACCAGGGCGTCCAGGCATGAGCGGGAACGATGACGATATCGTCCGAGATATCCTTCATCATTTTGACGAGGTCAGAAGCGGGAAAGCCGAAGGTAGGACGGCCGTCGGATTCAAGCTTTCCGTAAGAATCGAGCTTTCTTACGATCCTATCGGCAAGGGCAAAGCTGGGGGCGAAGATGAGGGTGTGAATCTTCCTTAATTTCCCTCCCTGATGGTAGATATTGCTCACCTCAGTGGAGAGCATAAAATGGACCTTTCCTCCTTCCTTTAGGCGGAGGAGACCGCTTCCTGTTTCCTCAAGATGTTCCTTCAACTCAGCTAAATAGGCAGGATGGGTGAAATCACCAGTTCCTA
The Acidobacteriota bacterium genome window above contains:
- a CDS encoding DNA helicase UvrD, which gives rise to MRIIADLHIHSRYSRATSKEMEVPEIARYAELKGINLVGTGDFTHPAYLAELKEHLEETGSGLLRLKEGGKVHFMLSTEVSNIYHQGGKLRKIHTLIFAPSFALADRIVRKLDSYGKLESDGRPTFGFPASDLVKMMKDISDDIVIVPAHAWTPWFSVFGSNSGFDSLEECFGDARSAIFAIETGLSSDPEMNWRVSALDSVSLISNSDAHSPKKLGREANVFDCEPDYYRIFEAIKERDRRAFLFTVEFYPEEGKYHYDGHRNCGILFSPKESIKHNNICPVCGKPLTIGVMHRVEELADRPEGYTPPGAIPSRHLVPLAEIIASAYEQGAESKRVEEEYLRLINRFGSEFEILLDVPEEDLRKATNPKIAEGIIKVRQGRLKITPGYDGVFGKIEIFGEAEEEEKNQLSLF